Proteins co-encoded in one Marinomonas sp. IMCC 4694 genomic window:
- the rnhB gene encoding ribonuclease HII, whose translation MESFVSQIYFGDLLAGTDEAGRGPLAGEVVAAAVILDPQRPIVGLADSKKLSEKKREALFVEIQDKALAYAVASASIEEIDDLNILHASMLAMSRAVAALPIMPEHVLVDGNRLPVNLPCPAEAVVKGDARQAAISAASILAKVTRDRDIVKAAAMYPEYGFEKHKGYPTAQHLEALRLHGVTPIHRRSFGPVKKIIEG comes from the coding sequence ATGGAGTCCTTTGTCAGCCAAATATACTTTGGAGACTTACTTGCTGGCACCGACGAAGCAGGGAGAGGACCGCTGGCGGGTGAAGTTGTCGCAGCGGCCGTGATTTTAGACCCACAGCGTCCTATTGTCGGGTTAGCGGACTCTAAAAAACTCAGTGAAAAGAAACGTGAAGCCCTATTTGTCGAAATTCAAGACAAGGCATTGGCTTACGCCGTGGCCAGTGCGAGCATAGAGGAAATTGACGACCTCAATATTCTGCACGCCAGCATGTTAGCCATGTCGCGAGCGGTGGCAGCGTTGCCTATTATGCCAGAGCACGTATTAGTCGATGGTAATCGGTTACCGGTCAATTTGCCATGTCCAGCAGAAGCGGTGGTAAAGGGGGATGCGCGCCAAGCGGCTATTTCTGCAGCGTCTATTTTGGCCAAAGTCACCCGCGATCGAGACATTGTAAAAGCAGCGGCCATGTACCCAGAATATGGCTTTGAAAAACACAAAGGTTACCCCACGGCTCAGCACCTTGAAGCGCTACGCTTACATGGTGTTACGCCGATTCATCGTCGCAGTTTTGGCCCCGTTAAAAAGATAATAGAGGGATAA
- the dnaE gene encoding DNA polymerase III subunit alpha, translating to MSASFIHLRVHTEFSLVDGLVKIKGLLGTTEFMSMPAVAVTDENNLCGFVRFYKGAMEKGIKPICGVDVVVAEDDEVGSRYRLTLLAMSNLGYKNIINVISKGYQLGQSEGRPIVQREWIEDCSDDIIALSGAGFGDVGLLLQKGRSDQAEIRLAHWMSVFPNRFYVELQRTSRAGEESYIHAVVPLATALGCPVVATNDVRFLKRENFEAHEARVCIHDGVTLDDPRRKRRYTEEQYFKTPDEMEALFADIPEALENTIEIAKRCSVDVLLGKYFLPDYPVPDGMTMDSFFSQLSYEGLKERFDFLTKKYGERIEKRRQEYWDRLDFELTIINQMGFPGYFLIVMDFIQWAKDNDIPVGPGRGSGAGSLVAYALKITDLDPLEYDLLFERFLNPERVSMPDFDIDFCMENRDRVIDYVSRTYGRDAVSQIITFGAMAAKAVVRDVARVQGKPYSLGDKLSKLIPFEIGMTLKKALEEEPALPEFLAGDEDAAEVMEMAISLEGVVRNFGKHAGGVVIAPTKLIDFAPLYCEEDGSGLVTQYDKNDVEEAGLVKFDFLGLKTLTVVDWAVKNIDAINALEGKPPLDIALIDLEDKSTYDLLKRAETTAVFQLESRGMKELIKKLLPSRFEDIIALVALYRPGPLGSGMVDDFINRKHGRAELSFPHSDYQHSDLIPVLEPTYGVILYQEQVMQIAQVLAKFSLGGADLLRRAMGKKKAEVMAEQRLIFMEGAFKNNVDRDLSGNIFDLMEKFAGYGFNKSHSAAYALVSYQTAWLKNHYPAPFMAAVLSADMQNTDKIVIFIEECRSMKLALELPNVNESVFKFTVNPKGAIVYGLGAIKGVGEGPIEAIVEARKEGPFEHIFDFCQRVGRKVNKRVMEALVRSGAFDSIGPNRATLFACIDEALKRAVQDAKNQDAGMMDLFGIAVEDNTEDAYKDVGIQHEWPGRQRLDGEKDTLGLYVTGHPIDEYEKEIRRFARAKIVDLQPKRGDTQIMAGLIVDLRITKSKKGGNIAFVTLDDRSARIEVTVFPDNYDSFKHAIVKDEVVVVEGEITVDEFRGGQKVIARNILDIAQARIRYVEALRITWTSETVTPEDIQTLARHMASYRGDGCDVVVSFDAAQACGDIRLGASWKVRPEDELIHQLQKQYGKQNVQLVYN from the coding sequence ATGTCCGCATCGTTTATACATTTACGAGTACATACTGAGTTTTCTTTAGTGGATGGCTTGGTCAAAATCAAAGGCTTGCTTGGTACGACAGAGTTCATGTCGATGCCAGCCGTTGCCGTCACCGATGAAAATAACCTATGTGGTTTTGTGCGTTTTTACAAAGGCGCGATGGAAAAAGGCATTAAGCCAATTTGTGGTGTCGATGTGGTGGTGGCCGAAGACGACGAAGTAGGGTCGCGTTATCGCCTGACATTATTGGCTATGTCCAATCTGGGCTATAAAAACATCATAAATGTTATTTCCAAAGGGTATCAGTTAGGACAATCGGAAGGCCGTCCGATTGTACAAAGAGAATGGATTGAAGATTGCAGCGACGACATTATTGCTTTGTCTGGTGCGGGCTTTGGTGACGTGGGTTTGTTGTTGCAAAAAGGCCGATCAGATCAAGCAGAAATACGTTTAGCGCATTGGATGTCTGTGTTTCCGAATCGCTTTTATGTCGAGTTGCAACGTACCAGTCGCGCCGGTGAAGAAAGCTACATACATGCGGTCGTGCCGCTTGCGACAGCGTTGGGCTGCCCCGTAGTCGCAACCAATGATGTGCGTTTCTTAAAACGGGAAAACTTTGAAGCCCACGAGGCTCGGGTGTGCATACATGATGGGGTGACGTTGGACGACCCTCGTCGAAAGCGCCGCTACACTGAAGAGCAATACTTCAAAACGCCTGACGAGATGGAAGCACTATTTGCCGATATTCCCGAAGCGCTAGAGAACACGATAGAAATTGCCAAACGTTGCAGCGTGGATGTGTTATTAGGTAAGTACTTTTTGCCGGACTATCCCGTACCAGACGGCATGACAATGGACAGCTTTTTTAGCCAATTGTCTTACGAGGGCTTAAAAGAGCGTTTTGATTTCTTGACGAAAAAATACGGTGAGCGCATTGAAAAGCGTCGACAAGAGTACTGGGATCGATTGGATTTTGAATTAACCATTATTAATCAAATGGGGTTCCCAGGTTACTTTTTGATCGTAATGGACTTTATTCAGTGGGCAAAAGACAACGACATACCAGTAGGGCCTGGTCGTGGTTCTGGTGCAGGCTCTTTAGTCGCTTACGCGTTAAAAATTACCGATCTTGACCCGCTTGAATACGATTTGCTATTCGAGCGATTCCTTAACCCCGAGCGGGTGTCCATGCCTGATTTCGACATCGATTTCTGTATGGAGAATCGTGACCGCGTAATCGACTATGTGTCTCGTACTTACGGTCGCGATGCGGTGTCGCAGATTATTACTTTTGGTGCCATGGCAGCAAAAGCCGTGGTGCGTGATGTGGCGCGGGTTCAGGGTAAGCCTTACAGCTTGGGCGATAAATTGTCGAAATTGATCCCGTTTGAAATTGGAATGACGCTGAAAAAGGCCCTTGAGGAAGAGCCGGCGCTGCCCGAGTTTCTGGCCGGTGATGAAGATGCGGCCGAAGTCATGGAAATGGCGATTTCGCTAGAGGGCGTGGTGCGTAACTTTGGTAAGCACGCCGGTGGTGTGGTGATTGCGCCAACCAAATTGATTGACTTTGCTCCGCTGTACTGTGAAGAAGACGGCTCGGGTTTGGTGACTCAGTACGATAAAAACGACGTTGAGGAAGCCGGTTTAGTTAAGTTTGACTTCTTGGGGTTGAAAACTCTGACGGTAGTGGACTGGGCGGTGAAAAACATCGACGCGATCAATGCGCTCGAAGGCAAACCACCATTGGACATTGCGCTGATCGATTTGGAAGACAAGTCTACCTATGATTTGCTGAAGCGTGCTGAAACTACCGCGGTGTTCCAGCTGGAATCTCGCGGTATGAAAGAGCTGATCAAAAAGCTGTTGCCATCGCGTTTTGAAGATATTATCGCCTTGGTGGCCTTGTATCGTCCGGGTCCGTTGGGCTCCGGCATGGTAGATGACTTTATCAACCGTAAACACGGTCGAGCCGAACTGTCGTTCCCTCATTCTGACTACCAGCACAGCGATTTGATTCCCGTGTTGGAGCCAACCTATGGCGTTATCTTGTACCAAGAGCAAGTGATGCAGATTGCTCAGGTATTGGCGAAATTCTCTTTGGGTGGCGCCGATTTGTTGCGTCGAGCTATGGGTAAAAAGAAAGCCGAAGTCATGGCGGAGCAGCGTCTGATTTTCATGGAAGGGGCGTTTAAAAATAATGTCGACCGTGACCTTTCCGGTAATATTTTTGACTTGATGGAAAAGTTTGCGGGCTACGGTTTTAATAAATCACACTCTGCCGCCTATGCTTTGGTGTCTTATCAAACCGCGTGGTTGAAAAACCATTATCCAGCGCCATTCATGGCGGCGGTGTTGTCAGCCGATATGCAGAACACCGATAAGATTGTTATCTTCATCGAGGAATGTCGCTCAATGAAATTGGCACTGGAATTACCCAATGTCAATGAATCGGTATTCAAGTTTACGGTGAATCCTAAAGGCGCCATTGTGTATGGCCTTGGTGCCATTAAAGGGGTGGGTGAAGGCCCTATTGAAGCCATTGTTGAGGCGCGTAAAGAAGGGCCTTTTGAGCATATATTTGATTTTTGTCAGCGAGTCGGTCGTAAGGTCAATAAGCGTGTGATGGAGGCTTTAGTGCGCTCCGGTGCGTTTGATAGCATAGGACCAAATCGCGCGACCTTGTTTGCATGTATCGATGAAGCGCTTAAAAGAGCGGTGCAAGATGCAAAAAACCAAGACGCTGGTATGATGGATTTATTCGGCATCGCGGTTGAAGACAATACGGAAGACGCCTACAAAGACGTCGGCATTCAGCACGAATGGCCTGGGCGTCAGCGTTTAGATGGTGAAAAAGACACTTTGGGCTTGTATGTTACTGGCCACCCCATTGACGAATACGAAAAAGAGATTCGTCGCTTTGCTCGTGCAAAGATTGTTGATCTACAACCAAAGCGTGGCGATACGCAAATTATGGCAGGGTTGATTGTTGATTTGCGTATTACGAAAAGCAAAAAAGGCGGCAATATTGCCTTTGTGACCTTAGATGATCGTTCCGCTCGCATTGAAGTTACGGTGTTTCCAGACAATTACGACAGTTTTAAACACGCCATTGTGAAAGATGAAGTGGTTGTGGTGGAAGGTGAGATTACGGTGGATGAATTTCGTGGCGGGCAAAAAGTCATCGCGCGAAATATTCTTGATATTGCACAAGCAAGGATTCGGTACGTTGAAGCGCTGCGAATAACGTGGACATCCGAGACGGTCACCCCCGAGGACATTCAAACCTTAGCGCGGCATATGGCGTCATATCGTGGTGACGGTTGTGATGTGGTGGTCAGCTTTGATGCGGCTCAAGCCTGCGGTGATATTCGTTTGGGGGCGAGTTGGAAAGTTCGACCCGAGGACGAATTAATTCACCAACTGCAGAAACAATACGGTAAACAAAATGTTCAGTTAGTGTATAATTAA
- the accA gene encoding acetyl-CoA carboxylase carboxyl transferase subunit alpha yields the protein MNLDYLPFEQPIAELEQKIEELRLVGNDNELNISDEISRLEDKKIALTKSLFSNLGAWEVSQLARHPKRPYTLDYIKHVFTDFEEMHGDRHYADDRAIVGGIARLEGRPVMVIGHQKGREVKEKVLRNFGMPRPEGYRKALRLMETAERFNMPIVTLIDTPGAYPGIGAEERGQSEAIAFNLAVMSRLKTPIISTVIGEGGSGGALAIGVCDELMMLQYGTYSVISPEGCASILWKSADRASDAAKAMGITASRLQELGLVDTIIPEPLGGAHIAHEDIAHSYKQNVIAALDRMEALTTEELLARRYKRLMSYGL from the coding sequence ATGAATTTAGATTATCTCCCCTTCGAACAGCCGATTGCTGAACTCGAACAAAAAATTGAAGAGTTACGTTTAGTCGGTAACGATAACGAGCTGAATATCAGCGATGAAATCAGCCGCCTTGAAGATAAAAAAATAGCCCTGACAAAAAGTCTATTTAGTAACCTAGGGGCATGGGAAGTTTCTCAATTAGCACGTCACCCAAAGCGCCCATATACATTAGACTACATTAAACACGTTTTTACGGATTTTGAAGAAATGCACGGAGATCGTCACTACGCAGACGATCGTGCCATTGTTGGTGGTATTGCACGTTTAGAAGGTCGCCCTGTGATGGTGATTGGTCACCAGAAAGGTCGTGAAGTAAAAGAGAAAGTCCTTCGTAATTTTGGTATGCCTCGTCCAGAAGGTTACCGTAAAGCACTGCGTCTTATGGAAACGGCCGAGCGTTTTAATATGCCCATTGTGACGCTAATCGACACACCTGGGGCGTATCCGGGAATCGGTGCAGAAGAGCGTGGTCAAAGTGAGGCGATTGCCTTTAATTTGGCGGTGATGTCACGGCTTAAAACACCGATCATTTCTACCGTAATTGGTGAGGGTGGTTCTGGCGGTGCATTGGCGATTGGGGTTTGTGATGAGCTTATGATGCTGCAATACGGCACGTATTCCGTTATTTCACCGGAAGGTTGTGCGTCTATTTTGTGGAAAAGTGCGGATCGTGCATCGGATGCCGCAAAAGCTATGGGTATTACGGCGTCACGTTTGCAAGAGCTGGGATTAGTCGACACTATTATTCCTGAGCCTTTGGGTGGGGCACATATTGCACATGAAGACATCGCGCACAGCTATAAACAGAATGTGATTGCCGCCTTGGATCGTATGGAAGCATTGACAACAGAAGAGTTGTTGGCACGTCGTTACAAGCGCCTAATGTCTTACGGCTTGTAA
- the tilS gene encoding tRNA lysidine(34) synthetase TilS — translation MLSTLRPILSTSPLCFCSEWIDAVFAQYHRIWVGFSGGVDSHVLLHALVTQLNREQMRALGVIHVHHGLSEHADEWLAHCAAVCHGLGVCFVSKHVSVNDQASLENAARNARYCAFQQEMGEGDALLLAHHAGDQVETVLFRLLRGTGGKGLSGIPYQRALAKRDATLIRPLLQVDKASIEVYALQHGLQWISDESNKDERFTRNFLRQSVLPTLKQRFPQMMQSVGSTAQRVATDYTMLAMFADQQLDVWCCQNGSLPLRHIVDRPHDERLFWLRYFLSRWGVSLLHSQLISIDEMFLSTEDKQPTLVFSYGRLMRHQNELYVLPPDQPVLLGLLKSGDLLRRPFDTVLLQDCLCCELRQRPQGASLIMPNGHRRKLKKWLNDQQIPSWWREHLPYVFQGDVLVAIGDLWRHPDWHGQIEWSLDPSLPL, via the coding sequence ATGTTGTCGACCCTTCGTCCTATACTTTCCACTTCTCCGTTATGTTTTTGCTCTGAGTGGATAGACGCTGTATTTGCTCAATACCATCGTATTTGGGTCGGTTTTAGTGGTGGAGTGGACTCTCATGTGTTGTTGCATGCTTTAGTGACGCAACTCAATAGGGAGCAAATGCGCGCATTAGGCGTGATTCATGTTCATCATGGCTTGAGCGAGCACGCTGATGAATGGCTGGCTCATTGTGCTGCTGTGTGTCATGGGCTGGGCGTGTGTTTTGTATCAAAACACGTGTCTGTCAACGATCAAGCGTCGCTTGAAAATGCCGCTCGAAACGCTCGCTATTGTGCGTTCCAGCAAGAAATGGGCGAGGGCGATGCGCTATTGCTTGCCCATCATGCCGGCGATCAAGTCGAAACGGTGTTGTTTCGATTGTTAAGAGGCACAGGTGGGAAAGGGTTGTCTGGTATTCCTTATCAACGAGCTTTGGCTAAGCGCGATGCCACCTTGATTCGTCCTTTGTTGCAAGTAGATAAAGCGAGCATAGAAGTGTACGCGCTTCAGCATGGTTTGCAGTGGATTAGCGATGAGTCTAATAAAGACGAACGTTTTACGCGTAACTTTTTACGTCAAAGTGTACTGCCTACATTAAAGCAACGCTTTCCTCAAATGATGCAAAGTGTCGGGTCCACCGCGCAACGAGTAGCAACGGATTATACGATGTTGGCGATGTTTGCTGATCAGCAGCTCGATGTTTGGTGTTGCCAAAATGGTAGCCTGCCTTTGCGCCATATTGTTGATCGGCCTCATGATGAGCGGCTTTTTTGGCTGCGTTATTTTTTATCGCGCTGGGGGGTGTCCTTGCTGCACAGTCAGCTAATCAGTATTGATGAGATGTTTCTCAGTACAGAAGATAAACAGCCCACCCTGGTGTTTTCTTATGGGCGTCTCATGCGTCACCAAAATGAACTCTATGTATTGCCGCCGGATCAGCCAGTGCTATTGGGCTTGCTGAAAAGCGGCGACCTATTGAGGCGTCCCTTTGATACGGTTTTGCTACAAGACTGTCTGTGCTGCGAGCTGCGGCAACGACCTCAAGGGGCCAGTTTGATCATGCCAAACGGGCATCGGCGCAAACTGAAAAAATGGCTCAATGATCAACAGATTCCAAGCTGGTGGCGTGAGCATCTCCCTTATGTGTTTCAAGGAGATGTTCTTGTTGCAATTGGTGACCTGTGGCGGCATCCTGACTGGCATGGTCAGATTGAGTGGAGCTTAGACCCTTCATTGCCCTTGTAG
- a CDS encoding AAA family ATPase, giving the protein MPAFDSLNGFAHSADVPVALDKIHQALNQPKRTLIGLTGGPGSGKSTLASHLHQCLSTHAQEQVICLSMDGFHLSKAQLQALPNAEDAFARRGAPWTFDSEAFIARVKSIKQAYQQDRILWPSFDHALGDPIENDQSIHQDIKVVLIEGLYLLHQQDGWQESKALFDEQWFLDVPVEIAIERLAKRHMSVWKFSHEQAMDRIKQSDGLNAALVAGYQHHADWQLKV; this is encoded by the coding sequence ATGCCTGCATTCGACAGCCTCAACGGCTTCGCACACTCTGCTGATGTGCCAGTGGCGCTCGACAAAATACACCAAGCACTAAACCAACCAAAACGTACATTAATTGGCCTAACAGGTGGCCCAGGCTCTGGGAAAAGTACATTGGCAAGCCATTTACATCAATGCCTTTCAACGCATGCACAAGAGCAAGTAATATGCCTTTCCATGGATGGCTTTCACCTTTCAAAAGCTCAACTGCAGGCCCTTCCGAACGCGGAAGATGCCTTTGCTCGGCGAGGCGCCCCTTGGACATTTGATAGCGAAGCGTTTATAGCGCGCGTTAAGAGCATCAAACAAGCGTATCAACAAGACCGTATTTTGTGGCCCAGCTTCGACCATGCCCTTGGCGACCCCATTGAAAACGATCAGAGCATTCACCAAGACATCAAGGTGGTATTAATAGAAGGCCTCTATTTACTGCATCAACAGGATGGATGGCAGGAGTCAAAAGCCCTATTCGATGAGCAGTGGTTTTTGGACGTTCCCGTTGAAATCGCGATTGAGCGCTTAGCAAAGCGCCATATGTCCGTGTGGAAATTCAGCCATGAACAAGCCATGGACAGAATTAAACAAAGTGATGGTCTGAACGCAGCATTGGTTGCCGGCTATCAGCACCACGCCGATTGGCAACTAAAGGTATAG
- a CDS encoding DUF6482 family protein yields the protein MLLKDLKKMTHVDKVKLHSLESNLYQLSVVIDGKEEYIQTGKGRFLTSHNKLELQTLFKDKTVGAMVLCHKSAYDEMVGQPVGTGNYLEVPLGNAHLG from the coding sequence ATGCTACTCAAAGACTTAAAGAAAATGACCCACGTAGATAAGGTTAAACTGCATTCATTGGAATCCAATTTGTACCAGTTGTCCGTGGTAATTGACGGTAAAGAAGAGTATATCCAAACAGGGAAAGGGCGGTTTTTAACCAGTCATAACAAGCTGGAGCTGCAAACCTTATTCAAAGATAAAACCGTGGGGGCAATGGTGCTGTGTCATAAAAGCGCTTACGACGAAATGGTTGGCCAGCCTGTTGGTACAGGCAATTATTTGGAAGTGCCGCTTGGTAATGCGCACTTGGGTTAG
- a CDS encoding GntR family transcriptional regulator produces MSKPGQQVIGRLRQMILSGELASGQRLAEIPTSEQLGVSRTPIRIAFRTLEQEGLLTKLSGRGFIVRQVTHAEISGAVEVRGVLEGLAARQAAENSLSTSQSNELQALLQQGDTLFADGRINEEDLAQYHDINQRFHHIIIEASQNPAITIALSRNEHLPFASVSALVFDQRNLASEFRRFNFAHMQHHAVFDAIKEGKGSRAEAIMREHANATLGYAKTFSERKEDNDTLHVINGSGLRSKNTPTNPHD; encoded by the coding sequence ATGAGCAAACCAGGACAGCAGGTCATTGGGCGTTTGCGACAAATGATTTTGTCTGGCGAACTGGCCTCTGGACAACGTCTTGCTGAAATCCCCACATCCGAACAGCTTGGCGTATCACGAACTCCCATACGCATAGCCTTTCGAACATTGGAACAAGAAGGATTACTAACCAAATTATCGGGGCGTGGCTTTATCGTCCGACAAGTGACTCACGCCGAAATAAGTGGCGCAGTGGAAGTAAGAGGGGTACTCGAAGGGCTGGCAGCAAGACAAGCGGCCGAAAATTCACTTTCAACATCACAAAGCAATGAGCTGCAAGCGTTACTACAACAAGGCGACACGCTCTTTGCTGATGGCCGTATCAATGAAGAAGACCTTGCGCAATATCACGATATTAACCAGCGCTTTCACCACATTATAATTGAAGCCAGTCAAAATCCCGCCATCACCATCGCCTTAAGCCGCAATGAACATTTGCCTTTTGCCTCAGTCAGCGCTCTGGTTTTTGATCAGCGTAATTTAGCATCAGAATTTCGACGTTTTAACTTTGCTCATATGCAACATCATGCGGTTTTTGACGCCATCAAAGAAGGCAAAGGCAGCCGAGCAGAGGCCATTATGCGAGAACATGCCAATGCTACACTGGGTTACGCAAAAACATTTTCAGAAAGAAAAGAAGATAATGACACATTGCATGTGATTAATGGCTCAGGGTTGCGTTCAAAAAACACACCGACCAACCCGCACGACTAA
- a CDS encoding aromatic ring-hydroxylating oxygenase subunit alpha: MNQPTYPKNTWYVAAMAEEVAGSKPLGRQVCGESIAFYRSHKNEIAAVLDFCPHRGAALSLGYVEDGLLVCGYHGLKMGADGKTKEMPLQRVKGFPCMKSYAVEERYGFIWVWPGDQSLADKALIPHLEWAVNPEWAYGGGLYHINCDYRLMIDNLMDLTHETYVHASSIGQKEIDESPVSTVVQGEQVLTTRYMDNIMAPPFWKAALRGNGLADEVPVDRWQICRFTPPSHVMIDVGVAHAGNGGFDAPADKKASSTVVDFITPETETSIWYFWGMARNFKPDDQALTETIREGQGNIFAEDLEVLERQQQNLLAFPDYPLLKLDIDAGGVQSRRIIDRIIAKENAANVSVQTIAPLQTVSF; encoded by the coding sequence ATGAATCAGCCAACTTACCCTAAAAATACTTGGTATGTAGCCGCTATGGCCGAAGAGGTGGCGGGCAGTAAGCCTCTTGGTCGTCAGGTTTGTGGAGAGAGCATTGCTTTTTATCGTTCCCACAAAAATGAGATTGCTGCGGTGTTGGACTTTTGTCCTCATCGTGGGGCCGCTTTGTCTTTAGGTTATGTCGAAGACGGTCTTTTGGTGTGTGGTTATCACGGCTTAAAAATGGGCGCTGATGGCAAAACCAAAGAGATGCCTTTGCAGCGTGTTAAGGGCTTTCCCTGTATGAAATCTTATGCGGTTGAAGAGCGTTATGGCTTTATTTGGGTGTGGCCGGGCGATCAATCTCTAGCGGATAAAGCGCTGATTCCTCATTTAGAGTGGGCGGTCAATCCAGAATGGGCCTACGGTGGTGGTTTGTATCACATTAATTGCGATTACCGTTTGATGATCGATAATCTGATGGATTTGACTCATGAAACCTATGTTCATGCGAGCAGTATTGGTCAAAAAGAAATCGACGAGTCCCCTGTATCCACTGTCGTTCAAGGCGAACAAGTTCTGACAACACGATACATGGACAATATTATGGCGCCACCATTTTGGAAGGCGGCGTTACGTGGTAATGGTTTGGCAGACGAAGTGCCGGTGGACCGTTGGCAGATTTGCCGATTTACTCCGCCCTCTCATGTGATGATTGATGTGGGGGTTGCTCATGCCGGCAACGGCGGCTTTGATGCACCGGCCGACAAAAAAGCCAGCAGCACAGTTGTAGACTTTATTACGCCAGAAACAGAAACGTCGATTTGGTATTTCTGGGGCATGGCGCGTAATTTCAAACCAGATGATCAGGCGTTGACTGAGACCATTCGAGAAGGGCAGGGGAATATATTTGCCGAAGACTTGGAGGTGTTAGAGCGTCAACAGCAAAACTTACTGGCTTTCCCAGATTATCCTTTATTGAAATTGGATATTGACGCTGGCGGTGTGCAATCTCGACGCATTATTGATCGCATTATTGCGAAAGAAAATGCCGCGAATGTGTCGGTTCAAACAATAGCTCCCCTTCAAACTGTGTCATTTTAG
- a CDS encoding PDR/VanB family oxidoreductase codes for MISVVVKNVVKETRDIVRLVLGSEDGGALPFFEAGAHIDVHLPSGLIRQYSLCRLSVEAQYYEIAVLKDAHSRGGSAEVHQLKIGDILFISAPKNHFALVDGGSRHSVLIAGGIGVTPLLPMAQQLRHLGQSFEFHYCGRTSETAAFTAALKNGSFADNMHFHFSQEAESGRMEVSRVLSGQAEGAVLYICGPASFIEEVLQQARALGWPEDCLHREFFSAPALNEHREGNDAFQIKIHSTGEILHVAADESMFEVLDKHGVFVPVSCESGVCGSCQTGVVSGVPDHRDVFLTDKEHQAGKLVMPCCSRALTPVLELDL; via the coding sequence ATGATTTCTGTTGTGGTTAAAAACGTAGTCAAAGAAACCCGTGATATTGTGCGGTTGGTGTTGGGGAGTGAGGATGGGGGGGCATTACCATTCTTTGAAGCTGGCGCACACATTGATGTGCATTTACCCAGTGGCTTGATTCGCCAATATTCCCTGTGCAGGTTGTCAGTAGAGGCGCAATATTATGAGATAGCAGTTTTAAAAGATGCTCACTCACGGGGAGGGTCTGCAGAGGTGCATCAGTTGAAAATTGGCGACATTTTATTCATCAGTGCGCCTAAAAATCACTTTGCTCTGGTTGATGGAGGGTCTCGTCACAGCGTTTTAATTGCGGGTGGTATTGGGGTGACCCCGTTATTGCCGATGGCGCAGCAGCTTCGTCATTTAGGACAATCTTTTGAATTTCATTATTGTGGTAGAACGTCTGAAACCGCCGCTTTTACCGCCGCTCTCAAGAACGGTTCTTTTGCAGATAACATGCACTTTCATTTTAGCCAAGAGGCTGAGTCGGGTCGAATGGAGGTGTCGAGGGTGTTGTCTGGACAGGCGGAAGGGGCAGTGCTGTATATCTGCGGCCCTGCCAGCTTTATTGAGGAGGTATTACAGCAAGCTCGTGCGCTGGGATGGCCGGAGGATTGTTTGCACCGCGAGTTTTTCTCTGCTCCCGCCTTGAATGAACATCGTGAAGGCAACGACGCATTTCAAATTAAAATTCATAGCACAGGTGAGATTTTGCATGTTGCTGCGGATGAAAGCATGTTTGAGGTGTTGGATAAACATGGTGTGTTTGTGCCCGTTTCCTGTGAGTCAGGCGTTTGTGGCAGCTGCCAAACGGGCGTTGTTTCTGGTGTGCCCGATCATCGAGACGTATTTTTAACAGACAAAGAGCATCAGGCTGGTAAGTTAGTAATGCCCTGTTGTTCGCGCGCCCTAACGCCTGTATTAGAGTTGGACTTGTAA